One window from the genome of Oryza glaberrima chromosome 3, OglaRS2, whole genome shotgun sequence encodes:
- the LOC127766486 gene encoding YTH domain-containing protein ECT4-like isoform X1, with the protein MAAVAPPQVPAAAPAPAAAAAPPAPAPAAAATAAPVADQTTDLLQKLSLDSQPKAVDAATEPAGAKKQGPAASQPLSVAIPPERSITPVLQDFMDPNMFYLPAYYYGGYDGSVSEWDDYPRYVNPDGVEITPAVYGDIYGYGYAPYGAYSPASSPVPTVDGQMFGQHYQYPTSYYQPPTPVPSTTQGDLQPSANPDKPTAKADPAKTTTNGAPNGTVHSNSGTVPLGSSQQNSSLTPDGTYRAPLLGGVPSAGYLDSTYGYDSTGAHFAWYDGSAYTNGQQRTTTTNHMSSSTFSNGSSARTQNKGSTPQQMGMNNRRPTTTTGSAAPTYPNRMYPSTRSYSQYGNSYKTGLSYSTNGYGSNGYGSNGYDSRLYGRWGLSMDNRYKPRGRGNGYYGFGNESQDGTIELNRGPRSGRFKNQKLFGHTVTIAVKGQSLPTSDSKNATDVPDRTQFNRDDFPVQYDDAKFFVIKSYSEDDIHKSIKYNVWASTTNGNKKLDAAYQEAQAKSSKCPIFLFFSVNTSGQFVGVAEMTGAVDFEKTLEYWQQDKWNGSLSLKWHIVKDVPNNILKHIILENNENKPVTNSRDTQEVNLDQGIQMLKIFKEHVSKTSILDDFAFYENRQKLMQEKRVKQQQIQKQVWDSRAPSSVTGEKQQDAATAKPKLPNGVNGELKVPAENGTAPVVTYAAKVAQTAATEKPALANGTVKAS; encoded by the exons atggccgccgtcgcgccgcctcaggtcccggccgccgcgccggcgcccgctgctgctgctgctcctcctgccccggctcctgccgccgccgccaccgctgcccccGTCGCGGATC AAACCACGGATCTGCTGCAGAAGTTGTCTTTGGATTCGCAGCCCAAGGCGGTGGATGCGgccaccgagcccgccggcGCTAAGAAG CAGGGGCCTGCAGCTAGCCAGCCTCTTAGCGTGGCGATTCCTCCTGAGCGGTCCATCACGCCAGTGCTTCAGGATTTTATGGATCCCAACATGTTCTACCTGCCAGCATACTACTATGGAG GTTACGACGGTTCTGTGAGCGAGTGGGATGATTATCCTAGATATGTAAATCCAGATGGAGTGGAGATTACCCCA GCAGTATATGGAGATATTTATGGATATGGGTATGCTCCTTATGGTGCATACTCCCCTGCTAGTTCCCCAGTTCCAACGGTTGATGGCCAAATGTTTGGCCAGCACTATCAGTATCCAACTTCGTATTATCAGCCTCCTACACCAGTTCCTTCTACCACTCAAGGCGACCTGCAGCCTTCTGCCAATCCTGACAAGCCAACAGCTAAGGCAGATCCTGCTAAAACAACCACAAATGGTGCTCCTAATGGTACTGTTCACAGTAACAGTGGAACTGTACCCCTTGGATCAAGCCAGCAAAATTCATCACTGACCCCTGATGGAACTTATAGGGCACCCTTGCTAGGTGGAGTTCCTTCTGCTGGTTACCTGGACTCTACATATGGGTATGACAGCACAGGAGCACACTTTGCATGGTATGATGGTTCTGCTTATACAAATGGACAGCAGAGAACAACTACAACCAATCACATGTCGTCTTCAACATTCAGTAATGGCTCTTCTGCAAGGACTCAAAACAAGGGCTCCACACCTCAGCAGATG GGCATGAATAACAGAAGACCTACAACTACAACAGGATCAGCTGCTCCTACATATCCGAATAGGATGTACCCGAGCACCCGGTCTTACAGCCAGTATGGAAACTCATACAAAACTGGTCTTTCGTACAGCACAAATGGTTATGGAAGTAATGGCTATGGTAGTAATGGTTATGATTCCAGGCTATATGGTCGGTGGGGTCTTAGTATGGATAACAGGTACAAGCCAAGAGGCCGTGGTAACGGGTACTATGGTTTTGGCAATGAGAGTCAGGATGGAACAATTGAGTTGAACAGAGGTCCTAGATCAGGCCGTTTCAAGAACCAGAAATTGTTTGGCCATACTGTCACTATTGCTGTGAAAGGGCAGAGCCTTCCTACAAGTGACAGCAAGAATGCTACTGATGTACCTGATAGAACACAGTTCAACCGAGATGACTTCCCTGTCCAATATGATGATGCAAAGTTCTTTGTCATTAAATCATACAGTGAGGATGATATCCATAAGAGCATAAAGTACAATGTGTGGGCAAGTACCACTAATGGAAACAAGAAGCTTGATGCTGCTTATCAGGAAGCTCAGGCTAAGAGCTCCAAATGCCCAATATTCTTGTTTTTCTCG GTTAATACTAGTGGGCAGTTTGTTGGTGTTGCTGAAATGACTGGCGCTGTTGATTTTGAGAAGACCTTGGAGTACTGGCAACAAGATAAGTGGAATGGTTCCTTATCTCTCAAGTGGCACATTGTCAAAGATGTGCCCAACAATATTCTCAAGCACATCATCCTAGAGAACAATGAGAACAAGCCAGTGACAAATAGCCGTGACACACAAGAG GTAAACCTTGACCAAGGCATTCAAATGCTTAAGATATTCAAGGAGCATGTCAGTAAGACCTCCATCTTGGATGACTTTGCTTTCTATGAGAACCGTCAGAAGTTGATGCAGGAAAAGAGGGTGAAACAACAGCAGATCCAAAAGCAG GTCTGGGACAGTAGGGCTCCAAGTTCTGTCACTGGAGAGAAGCAGCAGGATGCTGCTACTGCGAAGCCAAAGCTACCAAATGGCGTCAATGGAGAACTGAAGGTTCCTGCAGAGAACGGCACAGCTCCAGTCGTTACCTATGCAGCGAAGGTCGCCCAAACAGCAGCGACTGAGAAGCCTGCCCTGGCCAACGGCACCGTCAAAGCTAGTTAA
- the LOC127766486 gene encoding YTH domain-containing protein ECT4-like isoform X2 — MAAVAPPQVPAAAPAPAAAAAPPAPAPAAAATAAPVADQTTDLLQKLSLDSQPKAVDAATEPAGAKKGPAASQPLSVAIPPERSITPVLQDFMDPNMFYLPAYYYGGYDGSVSEWDDYPRYVNPDGVEITPAVYGDIYGYGYAPYGAYSPASSPVPTVDGQMFGQHYQYPTSYYQPPTPVPSTTQGDLQPSANPDKPTAKADPAKTTTNGAPNGTVHSNSGTVPLGSSQQNSSLTPDGTYRAPLLGGVPSAGYLDSTYGYDSTGAHFAWYDGSAYTNGQQRTTTTNHMSSSTFSNGSSARTQNKGSTPQQMGMNNRRPTTTTGSAAPTYPNRMYPSTRSYSQYGNSYKTGLSYSTNGYGSNGYGSNGYDSRLYGRWGLSMDNRYKPRGRGNGYYGFGNESQDGTIELNRGPRSGRFKNQKLFGHTVTIAVKGQSLPTSDSKNATDVPDRTQFNRDDFPVQYDDAKFFVIKSYSEDDIHKSIKYNVWASTTNGNKKLDAAYQEAQAKSSKCPIFLFFSVNTSGQFVGVAEMTGAVDFEKTLEYWQQDKWNGSLSLKWHIVKDVPNNILKHIILENNENKPVTNSRDTQEVNLDQGIQMLKIFKEHVSKTSILDDFAFYENRQKLMQEKRVKQQQIQKQVWDSRAPSSVTGEKQQDAATAKPKLPNGVNGELKVPAENGTAPVVTYAAKVAQTAATEKPALANGTVKAS, encoded by the exons atggccgccgtcgcgccgcctcaggtcccggccgccgcgccggcgcccgctgctgctgctgctcctcctgccccggctcctgccgccgccgccaccgctgcccccGTCGCGGATC AAACCACGGATCTGCTGCAGAAGTTGTCTTTGGATTCGCAGCCCAAGGCGGTGGATGCGgccaccgagcccgccggcGCTAAGAAG GGGCCTGCAGCTAGCCAGCCTCTTAGCGTGGCGATTCCTCCTGAGCGGTCCATCACGCCAGTGCTTCAGGATTTTATGGATCCCAACATGTTCTACCTGCCAGCATACTACTATGGAG GTTACGACGGTTCTGTGAGCGAGTGGGATGATTATCCTAGATATGTAAATCCAGATGGAGTGGAGATTACCCCA GCAGTATATGGAGATATTTATGGATATGGGTATGCTCCTTATGGTGCATACTCCCCTGCTAGTTCCCCAGTTCCAACGGTTGATGGCCAAATGTTTGGCCAGCACTATCAGTATCCAACTTCGTATTATCAGCCTCCTACACCAGTTCCTTCTACCACTCAAGGCGACCTGCAGCCTTCTGCCAATCCTGACAAGCCAACAGCTAAGGCAGATCCTGCTAAAACAACCACAAATGGTGCTCCTAATGGTACTGTTCACAGTAACAGTGGAACTGTACCCCTTGGATCAAGCCAGCAAAATTCATCACTGACCCCTGATGGAACTTATAGGGCACCCTTGCTAGGTGGAGTTCCTTCTGCTGGTTACCTGGACTCTACATATGGGTATGACAGCACAGGAGCACACTTTGCATGGTATGATGGTTCTGCTTATACAAATGGACAGCAGAGAACAACTACAACCAATCACATGTCGTCTTCAACATTCAGTAATGGCTCTTCTGCAAGGACTCAAAACAAGGGCTCCACACCTCAGCAGATG GGCATGAATAACAGAAGACCTACAACTACAACAGGATCAGCTGCTCCTACATATCCGAATAGGATGTACCCGAGCACCCGGTCTTACAGCCAGTATGGAAACTCATACAAAACTGGTCTTTCGTACAGCACAAATGGTTATGGAAGTAATGGCTATGGTAGTAATGGTTATGATTCCAGGCTATATGGTCGGTGGGGTCTTAGTATGGATAACAGGTACAAGCCAAGAGGCCGTGGTAACGGGTACTATGGTTTTGGCAATGAGAGTCAGGATGGAACAATTGAGTTGAACAGAGGTCCTAGATCAGGCCGTTTCAAGAACCAGAAATTGTTTGGCCATACTGTCACTATTGCTGTGAAAGGGCAGAGCCTTCCTACAAGTGACAGCAAGAATGCTACTGATGTACCTGATAGAACACAGTTCAACCGAGATGACTTCCCTGTCCAATATGATGATGCAAAGTTCTTTGTCATTAAATCATACAGTGAGGATGATATCCATAAGAGCATAAAGTACAATGTGTGGGCAAGTACCACTAATGGAAACAAGAAGCTTGATGCTGCTTATCAGGAAGCTCAGGCTAAGAGCTCCAAATGCCCAATATTCTTGTTTTTCTCG GTTAATACTAGTGGGCAGTTTGTTGGTGTTGCTGAAATGACTGGCGCTGTTGATTTTGAGAAGACCTTGGAGTACTGGCAACAAGATAAGTGGAATGGTTCCTTATCTCTCAAGTGGCACATTGTCAAAGATGTGCCCAACAATATTCTCAAGCACATCATCCTAGAGAACAATGAGAACAAGCCAGTGACAAATAGCCGTGACACACAAGAG GTAAACCTTGACCAAGGCATTCAAATGCTTAAGATATTCAAGGAGCATGTCAGTAAGACCTCCATCTTGGATGACTTTGCTTTCTATGAGAACCGTCAGAAGTTGATGCAGGAAAAGAGGGTGAAACAACAGCAGATCCAAAAGCAG GTCTGGGACAGTAGGGCTCCAAGTTCTGTCACTGGAGAGAAGCAGCAGGATGCTGCTACTGCGAAGCCAAAGCTACCAAATGGCGTCAATGGAGAACTGAAGGTTCCTGCAGAGAACGGCACAGCTCCAGTCGTTACCTATGCAGCGAAGGTCGCCCAAACAGCAGCGACTGAGAAGCCTGCCCTGGCCAACGGCACCGTCAAAGCTAGTTAA
- the LOC127766486 gene encoding YTH domain-containing protein ECT4-like isoform X3, which produces MAAVAPPQVPAAAPAPAAAAAPPAPAPAAAATAAPVADQTTDLLQKLSLDSQPKAVDAATEPAGAKKQGPAASQPLSVAIPPERSITPVLQDFMDPNMFYLPAYYYGGYDGSVSEWDDYPRYVNPDGVEITPAVYGDIYGYGYAPYGAYSPASSPVPTVDGQMFGQHYQYPTSYYQPPTPVPSTTQGDLQPSANPDKPTAKADPAKTTTNGAPNGTVHSNSGTVPLGSSQQNSSLTPDGTYRAPLLGGVPSAGYLDSTYGYDSTGAHFAWYDGSAYTNGQQRTTTTNHMSSSTFSNGSSARTQNKGSTPQQMGMNNRRPTTTTGSAAPTYPNRMYPSTRSYSQYGNSYKTGLSYSTNGYGSNGYGSNGYDSRLYGRWGLSMDNRYKPRGRGNGYYGFGNESQDGTIELNRGPRSGRFKNQKLFGHTVTIAVKGQSLPTSDSKNATDVPDRTQFNRDDFPVQYDDAKFFVIKSYSEDDIHKSIKYNVWASTTNGNKKLDAAYQEAQAKSSKCPIFLFFSVNTSGQFVGVAEMTGAVDFEKTLEYWQQDKWNGSLSLKWHIVKDVPNNILKHIILENNENKPVTNSRDTQEVNLDQGIQMLKIFKEHVSKTSILDDFAFYENRQKLMQEKRVKQQQIQKQFYHFRSGTVGLQVLSLERSSRMLLLRSQSYQMASMEN; this is translated from the exons atggccgccgtcgcgccgcctcaggtcccggccgccgcgccggcgcccgctgctgctgctgctcctcctgccccggctcctgccgccgccgccaccgctgcccccGTCGCGGATC AAACCACGGATCTGCTGCAGAAGTTGTCTTTGGATTCGCAGCCCAAGGCGGTGGATGCGgccaccgagcccgccggcGCTAAGAAG CAGGGGCCTGCAGCTAGCCAGCCTCTTAGCGTGGCGATTCCTCCTGAGCGGTCCATCACGCCAGTGCTTCAGGATTTTATGGATCCCAACATGTTCTACCTGCCAGCATACTACTATGGAG GTTACGACGGTTCTGTGAGCGAGTGGGATGATTATCCTAGATATGTAAATCCAGATGGAGTGGAGATTACCCCA GCAGTATATGGAGATATTTATGGATATGGGTATGCTCCTTATGGTGCATACTCCCCTGCTAGTTCCCCAGTTCCAACGGTTGATGGCCAAATGTTTGGCCAGCACTATCAGTATCCAACTTCGTATTATCAGCCTCCTACACCAGTTCCTTCTACCACTCAAGGCGACCTGCAGCCTTCTGCCAATCCTGACAAGCCAACAGCTAAGGCAGATCCTGCTAAAACAACCACAAATGGTGCTCCTAATGGTACTGTTCACAGTAACAGTGGAACTGTACCCCTTGGATCAAGCCAGCAAAATTCATCACTGACCCCTGATGGAACTTATAGGGCACCCTTGCTAGGTGGAGTTCCTTCTGCTGGTTACCTGGACTCTACATATGGGTATGACAGCACAGGAGCACACTTTGCATGGTATGATGGTTCTGCTTATACAAATGGACAGCAGAGAACAACTACAACCAATCACATGTCGTCTTCAACATTCAGTAATGGCTCTTCTGCAAGGACTCAAAACAAGGGCTCCACACCTCAGCAGATG GGCATGAATAACAGAAGACCTACAACTACAACAGGATCAGCTGCTCCTACATATCCGAATAGGATGTACCCGAGCACCCGGTCTTACAGCCAGTATGGAAACTCATACAAAACTGGTCTTTCGTACAGCACAAATGGTTATGGAAGTAATGGCTATGGTAGTAATGGTTATGATTCCAGGCTATATGGTCGGTGGGGTCTTAGTATGGATAACAGGTACAAGCCAAGAGGCCGTGGTAACGGGTACTATGGTTTTGGCAATGAGAGTCAGGATGGAACAATTGAGTTGAACAGAGGTCCTAGATCAGGCCGTTTCAAGAACCAGAAATTGTTTGGCCATACTGTCACTATTGCTGTGAAAGGGCAGAGCCTTCCTACAAGTGACAGCAAGAATGCTACTGATGTACCTGATAGAACACAGTTCAACCGAGATGACTTCCCTGTCCAATATGATGATGCAAAGTTCTTTGTCATTAAATCATACAGTGAGGATGATATCCATAAGAGCATAAAGTACAATGTGTGGGCAAGTACCACTAATGGAAACAAGAAGCTTGATGCTGCTTATCAGGAAGCTCAGGCTAAGAGCTCCAAATGCCCAATATTCTTGTTTTTCTCG GTTAATACTAGTGGGCAGTTTGTTGGTGTTGCTGAAATGACTGGCGCTGTTGATTTTGAGAAGACCTTGGAGTACTGGCAACAAGATAAGTGGAATGGTTCCTTATCTCTCAAGTGGCACATTGTCAAAGATGTGCCCAACAATATTCTCAAGCACATCATCCTAGAGAACAATGAGAACAAGCCAGTGACAAATAGCCGTGACACACAAGAG GTAAACCTTGACCAAGGCATTCAAATGCTTAAGATATTCAAGGAGCATGTCAGTAAGACCTCCATCTTGGATGACTTTGCTTTCTATGAGAACCGTCAGAAGTTGATGCAGGAAAAGAGGGTGAAACAACAGCAGATCCAAAAGCAG TTCTATCATTTTAGGTCTGGGACAGTAGGGCTCCAAGTTCTGTCACTGGAGAGAAGCAGCAGGATGCTGCTACTGCGAAGCCAAAGCTACCAAATGGCGTCAATGGAGAACTGA